The stretch of DNA TTACAAttgtattaattttttaaatacataaacagaagaaaaaaaaacagcatattgCAGAAGATCACTGACCGGTACCAACCAGTGGATGAGGGTCagtcatcatatatatatatatatgtacagtagcctgcatttttaaaaagatcaaaAAATTAGgaataaaacacagaagaacCAAAAGCCTCCTGTATGATTATGTGCATGTGATTAAAGTTATTTTCACTTTACTTTCTTATCACTTTACATCCACACTAGTGTTATCTTACACAGGGATGGCTGATATGCTAGAAAACAAGATTTTGataattattgtttaaaaatagtttattGGTGTGTCTTGTGTGCTCATCCAAGACTTAAACGTTTGAGTGCCTAGAAAAGCGCTATTGAAACTTCAGGTATTATTAGTATGATTATTAAACAGCAAAGgtgaacagtttttttggaaCCAACGGCATTGAAGtcatgatatacagtatattcatgaTATAATTCCACGGAAAAATTATGAACATTATATTAAGTTTGCCATAATACTCTTGAGATTTCAGGATTAATTATCAAGTGTAATGAGGTGTAGCTGCGAACCAAAGCAACAAACATTAGctagttttgttttaattactgtCACTGGTCTGATCAGACGTTAGTAATGGTATTATAACTCAAATATTAATGACAAGAAACATATGGAAGGGTCTTTTGTAAATGTGCCTAAAATGACACTCACCTACTCACAAGCAGGAAGCTGGATACATTCTCAGGAGAAGAGGACTCCCAAAACACAggtataaatatattaataaggCGCAGATAAAGTCAGGTATCCTCATATGTTTATGTTCACTGGAAATAAGTGTTAATATGCTGCAAGACCCAAACTGGTAGAGGTATGACGACTGAATCAGAACAAGAGCTCTCTGGAGCACTATGTGTGTGAGGTCACATTACACCAGACTGCACAGCTCAAGATCTAAAGGCCCAACACAGAAGGGGGCGTGTTGGTAGCACAGTGCCGGACAGAAGCTTCCCAGTTAACAGAGACTGGTGCCTTGAGATGAACaaacaaaagggcaaaaatacaACCTGTTGCCTTCTTGTATGTGAGGTAATATTTgacaagttgttttgtttttttacccaatCAAACTGATACTGTTGTGTGTCCATCCATGAGAGCAGCAACGATGCAGCCTCTGATAGTCCAAGGAGTTCCTCTATTCTTCCTTTCGTCAAATACCAGGCTAAAAGTGGCTTTGGCAATCCAAATGCAAGCATATATCCACTCATTTGGCCCccttcagattttcttttcagtgtcttaACATCCACATGATTTGGAATGCATCTGCCATGTGGTAAGCAGTGTGGACAATGTACTGTGTACCTACATGCTCTGTATCAGTGAGAATTGTCCTTAAATCACTACTCCTCCATCTCTATCGTGACAGAAAGGTCTTGGTGGTCAACTGgaatggaaaaacaagaaattgcAGCATGTGTTTTAAGATTTCATTGTCACTGATTCAGCTCACACAGCAGTTAACCACCAGGTGGTAGCAGAATATCACAATTGGAGTCTCAACACAGCAAACTGTTACTTTTGTATAAACATATACTTTTCTTTACAAAACACTGgtttcttttgtaattttcagATGTGACCTCTCTGTTTGGACCCTTCGGTGGATCCAGATCAATTGCAtgtattgattcatttgttgttAGAACTGGTGGAATCAAACTTTTAGAATGAAGCAGTCAATTTATAGGATGTACGCACTCATTTGATACCATCTGTGTTAATCTTAATGTCAGACATTAAGACAAATTAATCCAGACACCTTTATTTGTGCTAAACTTGTATGTCAGGCTTGGGAGGACAGTTGAAGTGAAGCTATTCCTGCATGCAGTTGTCTCTTACTATCTTTGGATTTGTTTTGACAGTAACAGAGCAGGTTAATTAGAGAGgttgaaaattacaaaaatgaaaaacaataatcaacCCACGTAGCTGAGCTTTGGGAAATATACACTCATCTTATCTCAAGATGTTTTTAAGATTATTAAAAACCATGAGTGCCAACAGCTTCTGAATGTTAATGTGAGGCCAAAAGCAGTaggtttgttggtgtgtttttatgtggCAGATAGTCAATCAGACTAGACAGCAAAAAATATACTTATTGCAAGATTagcagtgataataataatgatgccTACCAAGTTTTATGTAAAGAGTACTCTCTCTATAGATTACTTTCATACAGGACTCTCCACATTCAACTAGCTTGGCAGGTAATGATAATATCCATGATCAATTACTACCCATGTGTTGATAGACTCAGTGTTTATTCTATACAGATGTCGAAATATTGCAAAAGACAAAGTCATGTCTTCAGTTTACTTCTTCTGATCAACCAAGATTCAAACCTCCAACTATATTGACTGTACAATGATAGAAAACAGATAGAGAGCAAATCTATTGTTTGGGTGTTTTTGCCAACAAATTATCTAAATTGTTGAATATAATTttgtaatgaaaatgtttaatagtTTCATCTCTGGAGTCCATCAAAATCAAGGTAACAAATGTTGACTCAGGAAATGCATTGGCATCAAATTGTATGTCTATGGCGAGCTTAAAGGCAAGACAAACAGCTCACATTGAGATGGATATTTTTGTGTCACCAATCTCCCATATTTTGTATGAATTATATCTGTTGGTGCAACACAAAACTGTCACATTTACCGAAGTTAAACATGCTGACACgagtctgctgcagctgacAAAATTTGCTCCAGTTTAACTGGCCGCACTTGACCTGGTTGACACTAACAACCTGCTCAATTTAAAATTTTCACTCAGTGCAGAAAGTTAAAGATAATATCTTTTAAGATATGTAGGAACTACAAAAAGcatacaaaagaaaagtaaaaagtacatgTTAGATATGGCAAACTTAAAGTGACTCACCCAAGCTTCCTTCCTCAGAGCCGTCATCTGACTCCTCCCACATGTCCTCATTAGCTAATAAGGGGTTCTGGGACTCCGAATTTCGATTCTTCAAGGGGAAGTAGTGGCCGTTCCCTTGGCTGACATGGACATTGCACAAAAGAAGACGGAAGGATGTTAGGTAGATATGATCACAAAGTTACTCTACATTTTGTTAATTAGCCCCAATGCTGCTGTGATTTTGAGGTACTTTTGTCCTCTGGTTTAGGATTGATATTCGGTGTCTTCAAGAATGCGAAATGAGCAGGAGGATAATCAGCTATTGGCCATCTGAGCTCACCTTGTGAAGACGGGGATAAACCACAGTCTCCGATCCTCCCCAAATACCTGCTGCAGGTTTTTGCGTATGCCGACATTGAAGCCATTTCTGTCTGGTCCAGTGACAAAAGCTGGGGCTGAGAAGGCCTctagaaatggaaaaaaaacaaatgtgggtcacaatatgttttcatgtttcaactCTCCTCATCTACTTTTACAAAGGACAaacataacagaacaaaaaataGAGCTCCAGCACATAATAAACCAGTCAGTTAGGCAGGGTGAGAGCTGCTTTATGAGCACAATccaagttttcaaaaaaaaaatatataaacccTCACCTAAAGTTGATCTGTTCTTGGCCACCAACCAACAGTGATAGCCGAAAAGGAACATAAGACTGACGAAGAACATGAGCGCCACAAacatgaggaagaggacatgGAACTTTGCGGGCCTATTTGGCAATTCTCCCtggaagagagaaacaggagaacTAAAGACATGAGAAAGTTATGGGCTTTTAAAAGGTATAAGTCATGACAGTTTTCTTGTGGAAGTGCCATAGTGCGAACTAAGTACAAATACAATTTCTCGTAAAACTACTTTATCTGACATTGAGCATGAGACTAATGACACTCACCACCCAGAATTTGAGGAAATACTGAAAGACTGTCGCTGCAATGAATACACAGTACACCATGGCGTAGGAgaggaaaagcaggaaaaacttGTAGTTGGAAAAGCCCACACAGTTATTCAccctaaaacaaaaataaattcaagcATCAGAACAAATTTAATACATGAAATGATCCTACCAAGAAATACAGGCAAAGTCACGACTTACCAGGGACAGTGGTGGTCCATCTTCAAGAcacatctttaaaagaaaaacaatcaacttaatttttttttaacacggcAACTATGAGAAGCAGTTATACCTTGGTACCATTTTGCACTTCATAAAACTCTTTGAGCTTTAAATACATCTTTACATTCATGCTGACAAAGAGTCTgctgattcatttcctgttctgaTTGATCACGAGGATATTCCCAATCAGAGGGAGTGTGCCAGCAAAGCAACTTCTTCTAATTATCACAAAAGTCCCCGGCCAACAAACATCTCCTTGCCTCAGGTAACCTCTCGAGGCGAGTGGATTGGGGAGGTGAGGGCGACTTACGTTTCACAGACCGAGCAGTGGTGACAGCGGTCAGGCTTCAGCACCTGGCAGCGGTCGCAGAACCTGATAGCTGGAGACAAGAGGACGGCCGGTTGAATGAATGACATTTGAGCTGAGCTTGCCCTTCACTTACTCCCCACAGCCTCAAACTTAGTCTTTGCAATCAGCACTAATGAAAGAGATACATTGACAGATTACTCTGGATGGGGAGGCGCAGGAGCAAACACAAAGCTTATTGCAACTACCCACTTGTTTTCAATGAACACGGATTATGTGCAACTTAGATGACGGACTGTTGCTAATGTACCTGCCTCATTTCCCCAGTGGTGTGGAGAAATGGCCAAAGAGTGAATAACACAATATGAAATCTTGCAGGAGGAAGATATGGATTACTTGACAACACAGTCTACCTCCGGACTGGGCTCGAGTGAAGATGGGCAGTCTCTTTGCGATTTCAACCAGGACTTGTTTCTGAGCGTCGGgcctctcctccatctcgtACCTTTGCTTGTCGGAGTATGACAGCTGAAACTAGAGCAACACACGTGGACCGTGATAAACGCCACCTTTGCTTTATGTCATATGGACTTGACTCGCACAGTGCCACAGGTAAATCACTTCATGTTGAAGAATACCTTCTTGCAGGGTGAAGCAGCAGGGGTGAAGATGGACTTCCAGTAGGTCCAGGAGAACATCGCAAAGCAAACATGGAACACCAGGAGATAGACCCCTGAAAGCACAGAACACCGATCACGACACGACACAAGCGTTACCGTGGCGTAAAAGGTGTGTTTGTCGCGAAGCAGGTAAATGAATAGTGCGTTACTCacctttttcaaatgtgttggtCAGCgtgactgtaaaacaaaacacacacacatgaattcAGCAGCATGAAAAACTCTGGAAAAGGACCGGAAACAGTGTAGCGACGTGTCCGATTCTCTGAAAAGAGGAACGACGTTCACATGCTAACGCGCCGAGCCAGGTCGACGGGTGGGCGCTCAGGGGCACAGGCAGTCCGTCTACGAACACCCCCCTCCGCGGTAATGGGACCATTCAATCACGAGTGCCCTTTTCAAAAGCCTGACAGTCACCGGAGGGACCCGCGCGCACTGCACCACTTCCGGCTCGCTTGCTAGCTGCGCGTCTACAACGAGGTGGTTCGTGTTTGTGTCAACACCGCGGCGCTGCGCGGCGCTGCGCCGCGTCCACACCGTCAGCGGCCGCGGCGCCTcatactcacacagacacagctcgAAGACGTAGGCGTAGTAGGACCACAACACCACGGAGGCGATGATGAGCACGGGTATCCAGGAGAAGACCCTCTGGCAGCACCTCAGACCTCTGGAGAGAGCCATGATGCATCCGCCCGCTGTCCCGATCTGCGATCGACTGACGATCCTGGGATGAAACCATCCGTGGCCTCGGGGAGCGATTCGCCGCACTGCCGCAATACAGACCTGCGTCCCGGCGGTTGGTCGGAAGTCGGCTGAAGTCAGGATTTGTGTCAATTACAATATAAAAGTAATGGATCCACCTAACTTATCAACCACCTAAATGTGGTTTGATCTATTGGCATTTTTGATCTGAAAAATTAAATCAGCCACAAAGatatgttttaaaagaaaaccggacacatacatttttgtcagtcacagaagaaaaagagtaaATCATCAAATGATTAATGGTTGAATTTGATTTCCTGGCACTTAAATAGATAAGAGCCATCTTTAGTGTTATTTGTTACACCGGTGCATTTCCTGCTTTTCCTGCAGTGCATGATAGCTCAACCTGTCTGGACCTATTTTTCAAGGAGCAAGCGAAGGAAAATGCCTCAAGTGAAACGCACTAAATTATCATAGTCTGTGTGGCGGTGGAGACAGGTTAGGTGAGGGGAATCAATACTGTCTTTACTGGAATAGTAGCAACACTGGATTTACTTACTCTGCAAGAAGCCCGATATGACGTCTGCATATGCTGGTAAATTTACAAAACTCCTTCAAGCCATTAGCAAGAGATTTTAGGACATGGAAAGTAAACTAAAAGGAACTTGACATATGTTAAATTGTTCAATGTGACTACATCAATGTCACTACAACATAAAAATCATTCAGCTGTAAAATAGCTGAGCTCAAAGCTGCAACAACCTCCCTCTGCTTTAGCTCTGTAAACCATCCCGAGGAGACGTCACTGAAGTGTGAGTCTCTGTTTGGGAAAACCTGCTGCCGTGAGCAGATCTTTTCAAAACTGACTCAAGCAAATACTCAGTTCTGCTCAAGGCTGACGTAAATACAACCTGGAAAAACAGCTTCCTGAGgcatcactaccatctgacatcaggcGGCTCTCCAAAGAGAGGCAGTTACAGCCATCGCATCAGAGAGGTTAGTGTGATCAATGATTTGGCCTTCATTGGATATATAATTGTTGGGTGGTCCTCCATTTGAAATcctattactttttaaaatgtgtcacttCTACCACTTGAGGTTTAAGTACAGAGGTATTTCAGATTCAACTAATTTGTCTGACCGGTTTCTTTCCTAAACGTCTTGAATTTTATTaccatacatgcatacatacttAACTTAAAATAACTTGACTTGGGGGCAAATTAGATTTAAATGGACAAAATTTTCAAAACTGACCTTTCCATGTTTGTCAAAAAAGAGCTGGAGACTGAAACACAAGCACACCCAACAAGTAGCAGCCAAAGTTCCAGCCTCGCAATTGAGGCTAGTCACATGAGTACTACATGGTCCATCCCATGGGAGCATGACCATGTACAaactcaacaaacaaacatctcaACAAGACACAGGAACAGATGGAAAGCTTGACTATGGTTTGAAGACAATCTGGCAactgaaaggggggaaaaaaaaactgatgcaaAACGAGGCAATAAGTACACAGAAGACTTATTCGCTGATGAGACACAGGTGACACTAAAAGTTGGTGGGGAAAAATACAAAAggcaataaaagaaagaaaaacagacatgaacacaAGTGATTTCAAAATGAAGGTCATCAACAACTAAGAGTCACATGAAGATTATATTTAAAGGTCTCACGCAATCACCTCACACGGGTTTATTCTGGTTCCATAGCCCAACCGACACTGATGTTCAGAGGCTAATACTGAAATGTGACAGTCAGACGACAATATTTCAACAGTTTCAACGTGAATGAGAGATGACAAGCAGCATTGGTCACCAACTGGACCGGATTGATTTAATTTCAGCAGAGACATTATTCAATTAAGGCCTTTTGTTTACTTGTGCGCTTAGTGTGTAGGTTACACGACCGGCTGGATTCCTCTCTGCAAAGTCTCTGCAGGCCACACACAAGAACAAGAAATCACATAATCATTTTGACCTCCCAAGAGCTAAATGGGATTAGAAATCTTTAAAAGTGAACCTTGAATTGTGCTGCACTTAATTAGCTTTTTAACGTAAAGAATAATGGTCAGCCTCTCAATTACATCATCTGGAGTTGTTTTGCATTTGGGTTTAATGTGATGATTTGGCACAGACTTACATCTCCCCCTTCCACAGATAGAAGACATTAGATAGCTATTAGATTTGAGTGGATTAAACTTGAATCATAATATGGGGTCATTAGACTGTATGCATTGTCGTAACAAACATGATTGGAAAATAGAATTAAAattagaaaagagaaaaaaattgcgATACAAGTGACTAATCCAGTTCTCGCACATGTGCTGTACATTACATTATGTGAGTAATCTATATTCCAGTAAAGATGTGAAGAACGACATTAATAGTATCACCGGCATCGACATTGTAATTtgttcataattaaaaaaaaagaaatgtgtaacatcaatttattggaaaaaaaggtgg from Scophthalmus maximus strain ysfricsl-2021 chromosome 9, ASM2237912v1, whole genome shotgun sequence encodes:
- the zdhhc15b gene encoding palmitoyltransferase ZDHHC15B isoform X2 → MVPLPRRGVFVDGLPVPLSAHPSTWLGALAFTLTNTFEKGVYLLVFHVCFAMFSWTYWKSIFTPAASPCKKFQLSYSDKQRYEMEERPDAQKQVLVEIAKRLPIFTRAQSGAIRFCDRCQVLKPDRCHHCSVCETCVLKMDHHCPWVNNCVGFSNYKFFLLFLSYAMVYCVFIAATVFQYFLKFWVGELPNRPAKFHVLFLMFVALMFFVSLMFLFGYHCWLVAKNRSTLEAFSAPAFVTGPDRNGFNVGIRKNLQQVFGEDRRLWFIPVFTSQGNGHYFPLKNRNSESQNPLLANEDMWEESDDGSEEGSLVDHQDLSVTIEMEE
- the zdhhc15b gene encoding palmitoyltransferase ZDHHC15B isoform X1, which gives rise to MALSRGLRCCQRVFSWIPVLIIASVVLWSYYAYVFELCLFTLTNTFEKGVYLLVFHVCFAMFSWTYWKSIFTPAASPCKKFQLSYSDKQRYEMEERPDAQKQVLVEIAKRLPIFTRAQSGAIRFCDRCQVLKPDRCHHCSVCETCVLKMDHHCPWVNNCVGFSNYKFFLLFLSYAMVYCVFIAATVFQYFLKFWVGELPNRPAKFHVLFLMFVALMFFVSLMFLFGYHCWLVAKNRSTLEAFSAPAFVTGPDRNGFNVGIRKNLQQVFGEDRRLWFIPVFTSQGNGHYFPLKNRNSESQNPLLANEDMWEESDDGSEEGSLVDHQDLSVTIEMEE